In Zygosaccharomyces rouxii strain CBS732 chromosome F complete sequence, a single window of DNA contains:
- a CDS encoding glycosyltransferase family 15 protein (similar to uniprot|P27809 Saccharomyces cerevisiae YDR483W KRE2 Alpha1 2-mannosyltransferase of the Golgi involved in protein mannosylation): MAVFLSKRLLRLVVLVGVCLGILAVMSPRGGDQSGTTQSYLSNMMPSNFDFSGSKLWGSQSNENVSEEKERYEAEKEKEKEQAKSEDSKESEESESLHKLPSTEPYDESKTESPSSLEERNLVWEYMKPSYKNKGSRPKACFVSLVRNEELHNMLESIAQVEKKFNKKFHYPWVFMNEKKFTDEFKREVSQATSGEVEFVLIPEEYWSYPDYIDQNLAADERRKMDADGVVYGESESYRHMCRFQSGFFWQQEALDKYDWYWRVEPGIKLYCNINYDVFQWMQDNEKAYGFTITIHEYMRTIESLWNTVRKWWKKNPEYIAKDNLLEFISEDKGESYNLCHFWSNFEVANLNLWRSPAYRDYFKYLDDTGNFFYERWGDAPVHSIAASLFLPKDSIHYFSDIGYNHIPYDNCPLDKNVFKENECECNPDNDFTFHSYACGVQYYNSQGLTKPNGWEKYNN, from the coding sequence ATGGCTGTATTTCTCAGTAAGAGGCTGCTAAGGCTAGTAGTCTTAGTTGGTGTATGCCTTGGGATCTTGGCAGTAATGTCACCCCGTGGTGGTGATCAGAGTGGTACTACTCAAAGTTATCTATCTAACATGATGCCCTCAAATTTCGATTTTAGTGGTAGCAAGTTATGGGGGTCTCAGAGTAATGAAAACGTTTCTGaggagaaagaaagatatgaagctgaaaaggagaaggaaaaggagCAAGCAAAATCTGAGGACTCTAAGGAATCCGAGGAATCTGAGAGTCTTCATAAATTACCTTCCACTGAGCCTTATGATGAATCAAAGACTGAATCACCATCCTCTTTGGAAGAACGTAATTTAGTTTGGGAATACATGAAGCCATCTTATAAAAATAAAGGTTCAAGACCAAAGGCATGTTTCGTGTCATTAGTGAGAAATGAGGAATTGCACAATATGTTGGAATCCATTGCACAAgtggaaaagaaattcaacaagaaattccaTTACCCATGGGTTTTCATGAACGAAAAGAAATTTACTGATGAATTTAAGAGAGAAGTCAGTCAGGCAACTAGTGGTGAAGTGGAATTTGTGTTGATTCCAGAAGAATATTGGTCGTACCCTGACTAcattgatcaaaatttggCTGCagatgaaagaagaaaaatggaCGCTGACGGTGTTGTGTATGGTGAAAGTGAATCATACAGACACATGTGTCGTTTCCAGTCAGGATTCTTCTGGCAACAAGAGGCTCTAGATAAGTACGATTGGTATTGGCGTGTGGAACCTGGTATTAAGTTGTACTGTAACATCAATTATGATGTTTTCCAATGGATGCAGGATAATGAAAAGGCCTACGGTTTCACTATTACCATCCATGAATATATGAGAACCATTGAAAGTTTATGGAATACCGTGAGAAAATGGTGGAAGAAAAACCCAGAATACATTGCAAAGGACAATTTGTTAGAGTTCATCTCCGAAGATAAAGGTGAATCTTACAACTTGTGTCATTTCTGGTCCAATTTCGAGGTTGCTAATTTGAACCTGTGGAGATCTCCTGCGTACCGCGATTATTTCAAGTATTTGGATGACACtggtaatttcttctacgAAAGATGGGGTGACGCGCCAGTTCACTCTATTGCAGCTTCGTtatttttaccaaaggaTTCGATCCACTATTTCAGTGATATTGGTTATAACCACATTCCTTATGATAACTGTCCATTGGATAAGAACGTCTTCAAGGAGAACGAATGTGAATGTAATCCAGACAATGATTTTACATTCCACAGTTATGCCTGTGGTGTACAATACTATAACTCACAAGGTCTAACCAAACCAAATGGTTGGGAAAAATACAACAATTGA
- the DIG1 gene encoding Dig1p (some similarities with uniprot|Q03063 Saccharomyces cerevisiae YPL049C DIG1 Regulatory protein of unknown function constitutively-expressed involved in the regulation of mating-specific genes and the invasive growth pathway required for MAP-kinase imposed repression inhibits pheromone-responsive transcription), translating into MSPERMPQPEEITKAGASDSEPCLDDKIKNKDRDTDGVKEEVKDSKVQSDDEAAASLGLHRVTERMLSKIKASKDIERKQRNVISKLALNSNGEEDEEEDDEDDDDDDEDGEEEDHGDDENANGGKNDNLEATKKRTLELKASKGTSLKRKRIPPALDLSSCSSGSTTTPNSNLSTAIHRHHTHHGRVESAPPNVSRFPRSTFTGRPIGKPRVQYLGKSRQAPLLPQQQGYKLNTPFVPRIPLPQWQQQYYPYPYAATTAAPAPMLQAYQRPYNYPVPPRSAIPVQMPYYQEYQGYTPYTTTQRKRPQQMTTATTAVNDSEDLRNRESEANQDQNQEQQETEYNQLTVEDDTTVPSTSDELMQGEIRIQRDVFSFEFPGNSPAIDKKMFMSICDKVWDESRETSRV; encoded by the coding sequence ATGTCACCAGAGAGGATGCCTCAGCCTGAAGAGATTACAAAAGCTGGTGCTAGTGATAGTGAACCGTGCTTGGATGATAAGATTAAGAACAAAGATAGGGATACAGATGGTGTCAAAGAGGAGGTTAAAGATTCAAAAGTTCAGTCGGATGATgaagcagcagcatcaTTGGGGTTGCATAGGGTTACTGAAAGAATGCTGAGCAAAATAAAGGCCTCTAAGGATATTGAACGCAAGCAGAGAAATGTTATTTCGAAATTGGCATTAAATAgtaatggtgaagaagatgaggaggaagatgatgaagacgacgacgatgatgatgaggatggtgaggaagaagatcaTGGTGATGACGAGAATGCGAATGGTGGTAAGAATGATAATCTTGAAGCCACTAAAAAGAGAACCCTTGAGTTAAAGGCGTCAAAAGGTACATCattaaagagaaagagaattcCACCAGCACTGGATCTTTCATCATGTAGTAGTGGATCTACTACGACACCGAATAGTAATTTGAGCACGGCAATTCATAGACATCATACCCATCACGGCAGAGTAGAAAGTGCACCGCCGAACGTATCGCGATTTCCACGCTCGACATTTACGGGCAGGCCCATTGGTAAACCAAGAGTACAATACCTGGGTAAATCTAGACAGGCACCTCTATtaccacaacaacagggTTATAAGTTGAACACGCCCTTTGTGCCAAGAATTCCCCTACCGCAATGGCAGCAACAGTACTACCCTTACCCCTACGCGGCGACAACAGCTGCTCCTGCTCCGATGCTACAGGCTTACCAACGGCCGTACAATTACCCAGTACCACCAAGATCTGCAATTCCGGTACAGATGCCCTACTATCAGGAATACCAGGGCTACACACCCTATACTACTACACAACGCAAGAGACCCCAGCAGATGACAACAGCTACAACGGCAGTAAATGATTCAGAAGATCTGCGAAACCGGGAATCAGAAGCAAATCaagatcaaaatcaagaacAGCAAGAAACTGAATACAATCAATTGACAGTAGAGGATGATACTACTGTTCCATCTACGTCTGATGAACTGATGCAAGGTGAGATTCGCATTCAACGCGACGTCTTTAGCTTCGAATTTCCAGGAAACTCACCTGCTATAGATAAAAAGATGTTCATGAGCATCTGTGATAAAGTCTGGGACGAATCAAGAGAAACGTCAAGGGTATAA
- the MNN9 gene encoding mannosyltransferase complex subunit MNN9 (highly similar to uniprot|P39107 Saccharomyces cerevisiae YPL050C MNN9 Subunit of Golgi mannosyltransferase complex also containing Anp1p Mnn10p Mnn11p and Hoc1p that mediates elongation of the polysaccharide mannan backbone forms a separate complex with Van1p that is also involved in backbone elongation) — protein sequence MISLRLLFYRLRKNPWFMVLFPIALTVFIYFEIVSSGNPYLGNDGNSIADHKWAHEKENTFYFPYSNKYKMPKYSYKKKSSWLFNDRVEDIIPENHIAHYDLNKLHSTAEAALNKEHVLILTPMQTFHQEYWDNLLQLTYPREFTELGFILPRTSSGDIALSKLEAAVKKVQTDKKNQRFSKITILRQNSAGFDKLMEKERHALEVQKERRSAMASARNELLFSSLGPKTSWVLWLDADIVETPPNLIQDMTSHNKAVLSANVYQKYYDDQAKKVQIRPYDFNNWQESDTALELAKQMGDDEILVEGYGDLATYRALMAYFYDATGATNAEMNLDGVGGGCTLVKADVHRDGAMFPTFPFYHLIETEGFAKMAQRLNYDIFGLPNYLVYHIEETNT from the coding sequence ATGATTTCACTACGTCTTCTGTTTTATCGTCTAAGGAAAAATCCATGGTTTATGGTGCTTTTCCCCATAGCATTGACGGTCTTCATTTATTTCGAAATTGTTAGCTCTGGTAATCCATACTTGGGAAATGATGGTAATTCAATTGCCGATCACAAATGGGCCCATGAGAAGGAGAATACGTTTTATTTCCCATATTCTAACAAATATAAAATGCCCAAATACTCttacaagaagaaaagtaGTTGGTTGTTTAACGATAGAGTAGAAGATATCATTCCAGAAAATCATATTGCTCACTATGATCTAAACAAACTACATTCAACAGCTGAGGCAGCATTAAACAAAGAACACGTTTTGATTTTAACACCAATGCAAACTTTCCATCAAGAATACTGGGACAATCTTTTACAATTGACTTACCCACGTGAATTCACGGAACTAGGGTTTATCCTTCCAAGAACAAGTTCTGGTGATATTGCCCTCTCAAAATTGGAAGCCGCTGTTAAAAAAGTTCAAACCGATaagaaaaatcaaagattttccaaaattaCCATCTTGAGACAAAATTCTGCAGGTTTTGATAAACTCATGGAAAAGGAAAGGCATGCTTTGGAAGTGCAAAAGGAAAGGAGAAGTGCAATGGCATCGGCAAGGAATGAATtgttattttcatcattggGACCTAAAACTTCATGGGTACTTTGGTTAGATGCTGATATTGTGGAAACTCCACCAAATCTAATTCAAGATATGACATCTCATAATAAGGCAGTGTTATCTGCAAATGTTTATCAAAAATATTATGACGACCAGGCTAAGAAAGTTCAGATTAGACCTTATGACTTTAACAACTGGCAAGAAAGTGACACTGCCCTAGAATTGGCCAAGCAAATgggtgatgatgaaattttagtGGAAGGTTACGGAGATTTGGCAACATATAGAGCTTTGATGGCATATTTCTATGATGCTACGGGAGCCACAAATGCTGAAATGAATTTAGATGGTGTCGGTGGTGGTTGTACATTGGTTAAGGCTGATGTTCATAGAGATGGTGCAATGTTCCCAACTTTCCCATTTTATCATTTAATTGAAACTGAAGGTTTTGCCAAAATGGCTCAAAGGTTAAACTACGATATTTTCGGGTTGCCCAACTATTTGGTTTATCACATAGAAGAGACTAACACTTGA
- the PHO8 gene encoding alkaline phosphatase PHO8 (similar to uniprot|P11491 Saccharomyces cerevisiae YDR481C PHO8 Repressible alkaline phosphatase a glycoprotein localized to the vacuole regulated by levels of inorganic phosphate and by a system consisting of Pho4p Pho9p Pho80p Pho81p and Pho85p dephosphorylates phosphotyrosyl peptides), with translation MAKVFQRGHRYNKARQFMRFVIPTLILLLAGFNLVTSSDKGLESFFGGKHSGKRNVIFFVTDGMGPTSLSLTRSFRQYVHELAYNDVLVLDQHLIGSSRTRASDSLVTDSAAGATAFACALKSYNGAIGVDSDKVPCGTILEGAKLAGYHTGLVVTTRITDATPGAFSAHVDFRSQEDLIAEQQLGEYPLGRQVDLMIGGGRTHFYSSNSDPKYGDRGSRKDGKNLISKAEKDGWQYVGNREQFDQLQLGQNVSLPLLALLADHDIPFDLDRKDEEYPSLEEETITAINALNEATKDSDKGFFLLVEGSRIDHAGHQNDPSAQVREVLAFDRAFQAAKKLADKSQVETILISTSDHETGGLAASRQITKSYPDYVWYPEVLSNAQHSGEYCSKQIEGYKGDDKKSFVQHEVLEKMLEIHDYTDSDVDYLINEKDRNSIQDKLNDMISFRAEIGWSTHGHSAVDVNIYAYSNRKKALDEIKDYLQGNHENTEIGDYMARYLNIDLAQVTKEIRDTKHSPGKKFTAKVFDEYGHKVGGLE, from the coding sequence atggCCAAGGTTTTTCAGAGGGGGCATAGATACAATAAAGCCCGTCAATTCATGAGATTTGTTATACCAACCCTTATCTTGTTGTTAGCAGGGTTCAACCTTGTAACATCAAGTGATAAGGGTTTGGAATCgttctttggtggtaagCATTCTGGCAAGAGAAATGttattttctttgttaCTGATGGTATGGGCCCCacatcattatcattaacGAGATCCTTTAGACAATACGTTCACGAATTGGCTTATAACGATGTTCTAGTGTTAGATCAACATCTAATTGGTTCTTCGAGAACAAGAGCTTCTGATTCACTAGTGACTGATTCTGCTGCTGGAGCAACTGCATTTGCTTGTGCATTGAAATCTTATAACGGTGCCATTGGAGTCGATTCTGATAAGGTTCCATGTGGCACTATATTAGAAGGTGCTAAATTAGCCGGTTATCATACCGGATTAGTGGTAACTACAAGAATCACAGATGCTACACCAGGTGCCTTTAGTGCACATGTCGATTTTAGAAGCCAAGAGGACTTAATTGCCGAACAACAATTGGGCGAATATCCATTGGGCAGGCAGGTAGATCTAATGATCGGTGGCGGACGTACCCATTTCTATTCAAGTAACAGTGATCCTAAGTATGGCGATAGGGGTAGTCGTAAAGATGGTAAGAATTTAATTTCTAAAGCTGAAAAAGATGGTTGGCAATATGTTGGTAATCGTGAACAATTCgatcaattgcaattggGTCAAAACGTCTCATTACCACTATTAGCCTTGTTAGCGGACCATGACATTCCATTCGACCTAGACCGTAAAGACGAAGAATACCcatctttggaagaagaaaccattACCGCTATTAATGCATTGAACGAAGCTACCAAGGATTCTGATAAAGGATTTTTCCTACTAGTAGAAGGCTCAAGGATTGATCATGCTGGTCATCAGAACGATCCCTCTGCACAAGTTAGAGAAGTGCTAGCCTTTGACCGTGCATTCCAAGCTGCTAAAAAATTAGCAGACAAAAGTCAAGTGGAAAccattttaatttcaacatCTGATCATGAGACTGGTGGATTAGCTGCCTCTAGACAAATTACTAAATCATACCCGGATTACGTTTGGTATCCAGAAGTTCTTTCCAATGCACAACACTCTGGTGAATACTGTTCCAAACAAATTGAAGGCTACAAGGGAGATGACAAAAAATCGTTTGTCCAACATGAAGTGTTAGAGAAAATGCTTGAAATTCATGATTATACCGATAGTGATGTTGATTATTTAATTAACGAAAAAGATAGAAATTCTATCCAAGATAAATTAAACGATATGATTTCATTTAGAGCTGAAATTGGCTGGTCAACCCATGGACATAGTGCAGTTGATGTTAACATCTATGCCTACAGCAACCGTAAGAAGGCTctagatgaaattaaagattATTTACAGGGGAACCATGAAAATACAGAAATCGGTGATTATATGGCTCGCTATTTGAACATTGACCTTGCTCAAGTGACTAAAGAAATTCGTGATACTAAACATTCTCCAGGTAAAAAATTTACTGCGAAAGTATTCGATGAGTACGGACACAAGGTCGGCGGTTTGGAATAA
- the OAZ1 gene encoding Oaz1p (similar to uniprot|Q02803 Saccharomyces cerevisiae YPL052W OAZ1 Regulator of ornithine decarboxylase (Spe1p) antizyme that binds to Spe1p to regulate ubiquitin-independent degradation ribosomal frameshifting during synthesis of Oaz1p and its ubiquitin-mediated degradation are both polyamine-regulated), translated as MDSRTGMRDIGKPGGNLVQLYWDIILLTESKFLLPQYRQQQQSLKSFQKYVVDKMGVTLNRMVKPVKVPYSRTGNLNTPWRQLGIKYLMVYLPLHFKDVIWCKCDQFCFHVILPQNNASSALRRGISNDKEWLLSLLELGDKLGMQSIRIYIGRDDFNGVSTFLRNLNWIGGRLVPNENRAGLMAQYSSVDDLIFGDENYIILEFEC; from the coding sequence ATGGATTCCAGGACTGGTATGCGTGACATCGGTAAACCAGGTGGTAATTTAGTTCAGCTTTACTGGGATATTATCCTTCTAACAGAATCTAAATTCCTTTTACCTCAGTACAgacaacagcaacaatCTTTAAAGTCGTTTCAAAAATATGTTGTTGATAAGATGGGAGTTACACTGAATAGGATGGTTAAACCGGTTAAAGTTCCGTACTCCCGTACCGGGAACCTTAATACCCCATGGAGACAGCTCGGTATAAAATATCTGATGGTTTATTTACCACTACATTTTAAGGACGTTATTTGGTGCAAATGTGATCAGTTCTGTTTCCATGTAATTTTACCTCAAAATAATGCATCCTCAGCGCTACGACGAGGAATAAGTAACGATAAGGAATGGTTATTATCGCTTCTGGAGTTAGGTGATAAATTGGGAATGCAATCTATCAGGATTTACATCGGAAGAGATGATTTTAACGGAGTTTCCACTTTTCTAAGAAATTTAAATTGGATTGGTGGTAGATTAGTCCCCAATGAAAACAGAGCTGGGCTCATGGCACAGTATTCCAGTGTTGACGATTTAATCTTTGGCGATGAGAATTACATAATATTAGAATTTGaatgttaa
- the CWC21 gene encoding U2-type spliceosomal complex subunit CWC21 (similar to uniprot|Q03375 Saccharomyces cerevisiae YDR482C) — translation MSYNNVGLKTAKGSSTSGHIQRSLAGHNDSTQNYNKRNKRVERPRTQEPASHRPKDAKLVDHLQRREIELQVSELRDQLEDGSDDDDETIDRKCNELREKLTNATRTAYTSRKERENASEPK, via the coding sequence ATGTCATACAACAATGTGGGCTTGAAAACCGCAAAGGGATCCTCTACGTCAGGTCACATCCAGAGATCTCTGGCTGGTCACAACGACAGTACTCAAAATTATAATAAACGTAATAAAAGGGTGGAAAGACCTAGGACGCAGGAACCTGCAAGCCATAGACCAAAGGATGCCAAGTTAGTAGACCATTTACAAAGAcgtgaaattgaattacaGGTATCTGAATTAAGAGATCAACTAGAAGACGGTAgcgacgatgatgatgaaacgATAGATCGAAAGTGTAACGAACTAAGAGAAAAGTTGACAAATGCAACGAGGACTGCTTACACTTCAAGGAAGGAGCGTGAGAACGCAAGTGAGCCGAAATAA
- the ARL3 gene encoding Arf family GTPase ARL3 (highly similar to uniprot|Q02804 Saccharomyces cerevisiae YPL051W ARL3 GTPase of the Ras superfamily required to recruit Arl1p to the Golgi; similar to ADP-ribosylation factor) gives MFHLARGLYNNWNRKEQYSILILGLDNAGKTTFLETLKQQYSLHSKDLDKITPTVGQNVAQINVSKTCTLKLWDVGGQETLRSMWSEYYPQCHGIIFVVDSTDRSRIDECSDTLRSVVMDEEVEGVPVLMLANKQDRPDSLEVQDIKQIFNRIAEHLGARDSRVLPISALTGEGVRDTAEWLLVRLQRNKANRPPVYK, from the coding sequence ATGTTCCATCTCGCGAGGGGTCTTTacaacaattggaatcgTAAGGAACAATATTCGATCTTAATTTTGGGATTAGACAATGCAGGTAAGACAACTTTCTTGGAGACTCTAAAACAACAGTATTCACTACACTCCAAAGATTTAGATAAAATCACACCAACGGTTGGACAAAATGTGGCTCAAATCAACGTTTCCAAAACGTGTACACTAAAATTATGGGACGTTGGTGGTCAAGAAACTTTGAGATCGATGTGGTCAGAATACTACCCACAATGTCATGGCATAATATTCGTTGTTGATAGCACAGACAGGTCACGTATCGATGAATGCAGTGATACTTTAAGATCTGTAGttatggatgaagaagtagAGGGTGTTCCTGTACTGATGTTAGCTAATAAGCAAGATAGACCCGATAGTCTTGAAGTACAAGATATTAAGCAAATCTTTAACAGGATTGCAGAACACTTGGGAGCAAGAGATAGCAGAGTCCTCCCGATTAGTGCATTGACGGGTGAAGGTGTTCGTGATACTGCAGAATGGTTACTAGTTAGgcttcaaagaaacaagGCAAATAGACCACCAGTCTACaaatga